The Streptomyces durmitorensis genome contains the following window.
GGGTCGAGCGAGGAGCTGAAGCTCGCCTTCAGCGTCGTCGGGACGTCCACGCCGATCATGTCCAATCCCCTTACCTCGCAGCTCACTTCGACCGTGAAGAAGGGGTCGACCTCGGCCTCGAAGCCCGCACTCGTCTTGTTGACGCTGACCGGTCCCGAGCAGACGTCCGCGAGGTCCGCCTCCGCGGCCGCCTTCGCCTCCGCCATCGCCGTGGCCTGGTCCTTCTGGATCGAGCCCGCACGCGCGGCGTCCCGCGCCGCTCCGTCGATGGCCCCCCGGCCGTCGACGAGCTGGCCGAAGGCCACCAGGACCAGGATGAAGAGGATCATCACCGGGGCGAGGATGACCACCTCGATGGTCGAGAGCCCTCGGTCATCCGTCCTGAGTTCGCGACCGAGCGCGCGGTGTCGGCGAAGAGCACGTGCCCATACGTTCCTCATCAGCCGCCCTCACCGTCCTCCACGAACCGCTCCACCGGCCCGGACGACTGCGCGTGCACCGTCAGGTCGAGGCCCGGGAAGACCGAGGGCACGTTCGCGGTGATCTCCACCCCGACCGTGTTCGCCTTCGGCTCCAGCGTCTTCACGTCGGGGCCGATCACCAACTGCGGTCCGAGCTGCTGGATGTAGTCGTCGACCACGTCGCGCGCGTCGCCACGCCAGCCGCCCGGGTTCTCGTCGGCCGTCGCGCGGGCCTTGCGCGCACCCGCCTGCGCCGCGGCCTGGGCGACATGATCCGCGAAGAAGTACAGCGCGAACTGCACCGTCGCGAAGATCATGAAGAAGAGGACCGGAGTGAGCAGCACGAACTCGATCGCGGTCATGCCGGATTCACCGCGGGTGGAGACTGCCTCCACCCTGCGGCGCACCCATCGCTTCACGCACCCGCGCACTCGTCCCCGCCTTCGTTCCCCGATAACCGATTGATCAGCAGGTGCTGCTGGTCAGCAGGTGCTGCCGGCGTCCGCGCCCTTGATGCACTCGCCGACCTTCTTGGCACCCGAGCCGAGCGCCTCGTTGATGATCGCGGCGACCACGCCGACGATCGCCACGACGACCGCGGAGATGATGACCCACTCGACCGCGGACGCACCACGGTCGAGCTCGCCGGAGCGGGCACGCTGCACGCGGCCCTGCAGGAAGGTGATCACGAGGTCCAGACCGGGGTTGCCGGTACTGAAGTTCCGTCCGTTCATGGTGAGTTGTCCTTTCAGGAGTGGGGGGAAGGGTCTCGGGCCGCCGCCGTGTCGGCCGGCCCGTCCATCGCCGTAAAGATTGCTAGACCTGGAACACGCGCATCGCCGCCGGGAAGATGAGGAAGACCAGGAAGCCCGCACACAGCAACAGCTGGGCGACGAGCATCGACTGGGACTTCTCGCCCGCGCTGCCCTCGATCTCGGCCATCTCGCGGTGGCGCATCGTCTCGGCGCGGGAGGCGAGCGACTCGCGCACCTTGGCGCCGTCGTCCGCCACAAGCGCCAGGGACGCCGACAGGTCCTTGAGCTCCTCGACGCCCAGCTGTTCGCCGAGGGCGCCGAGCGCCTGCCACTGACTGATGCCGGTGATGCGCGCGTCCGCGAGGGCCGCTCGGATGCGCCGCGTCGCCCATCCGTCCGAGATCTCCGCCGCCGCCATCAAGGCCTCGGGAAGACCACGCCCGCCCGCCAGGCTCATCGACACCAGGTCCAGATAGGCACCGATGACGCGGCGCAGGTCGCGCCGCTTGTTCGCCGCGTCCCGCCGCACTTCGAGATCGGGCAGGAAGAAGAAGAGAGCACCGAACATGAGGGCCAGCCAGACCGGGATGATCGGGCTGCTGCCCATGCCCAGGGTCCAGATGACGGCGAACAGGAACGGGCCGAAGAACACACCCGCGGCCGCAAGCAGCGTCTTCGTCGCCAGGAACTTCTCCCAGCTCCGGTCGAGCACCGCCAAGTCGGCCCGCAGCGAGCGCTGTTCCCAGCCCTGCTGGAGGTAGAAGTCGGCGACTCGCATGCCCACCCGGGTACGGGCCGACCCGAGCCGACCCGCATTGCCCTGGCTCTCGTCGGACGAGGCGCGATGCGATTCGTACGCCGCGCCCCGGGCCCGCATGGCGTCGATCCGCGCGACCGTGGCGACCGCGCTGCGCTTGGAGGGCATCAGCGCACGGACGAGGGCGTAGATGCCAAGGCCCATGATGGCGCCGATCACTATCGGCATCGTCAGGCTCATCGACGTACCCCCTCAGAATTCGAGAAGCCCGGCTGACCCGGCTGACCCGGCCCCGGCTGCCCCGCACCCGGCTGCGGCTGGCCGTACGGACCCGACGGACCGTTCAGCGGCGCCTGCTCACCCGCAGCAGGGGCACTCCCCGGCCCCCGCGGCCGCACGAACTGCACCCCGGGCTCGTCCCTGACCAGGAACCGGTCCGGCGTCTCCACCGTCGACAGCTTCCGCAGCCACCAGAACCCGAGCGCGAACAGACCGCAGACGCACGCCAGGACGAGCTGGCCGACCGCCGTGCCGTACGGCGCGACGAAGTCGCGGTTGAAGATCGAGAGGCCGAGTACGAACGCGATCGACACCGCGACCACGATCTGTACCGACCGCCGCGTCGACGCCCGCTGCGCCATCACGCGCTGGCGCATGTCGACCTCTTCGCGGGCCGACTTGGCCAGAGCGCCGAGGACCTGGCGCAGGCCGGGTCCACGCAGCTTCGCGTTCAGGATCAGGGCCGCCACGATGATGTCCGCCGACGCGTCGTCGATCTCGTCGGCGAGGACCTGAAGGGCCTCGGGCAGCGGCGTACGCGCACGCAACCGGTCCACCAGGGCGTCCAGGTGGGGGCGCAGGACGGGAGCCGCCGCCCGTGCCGAGGCGGGGATCGCCTGCTCCAGGCCGACCGCGCCCGCGATCGTGTCGCGCAGGGACTCCGTCCAGGCGGCGAGGGCCTCGACGCGGCGCATCTGCGACCGCTCCTCCGCCGCTCCGCCGAACAGCTTGTCCCAGAAGAAGACGAGGATGCCGGACGCGATGCCCGCCACCGCCCAGCGGGTGAGGAGAAGCACCACCAGGCCGACACCGATCGCGAGCGAGCCGCGCTGGCCCGCGAAGCGGATCAGCTCGCTCATCCGCTCGCTGGCCTTCTGCTTCTCGTGCTCGGGCTTCACCGGCAGACCGCGCAGCGCGATCGCGAGGACCGCGAGGCCACCGCCGACCGCGAGGCCGCAGCCCAGTGCGTACAGGACGGGCAGCGAGAAAAGGCCGCCCATCGAGCCGAGTGAGTTCATGTCGTGCTCACCCCCATTGCCCGGCGGGGCGGTAGCCGAAGACGGCCAGGTC
Protein-coding sequences here:
- a CDS encoding type II secretion system F family protein, with the translated sequence MSLTMPIVIGAIMGLGIYALVRALMPSKRSAVATVARIDAMRARGAAYESHRASSDESQGNAGRLGSARTRVGMRVADFYLQQGWEQRSLRADLAVLDRSWEKFLATKTLLAAAGVFFGPFLFAVIWTLGMGSSPIIPVWLALMFGALFFFLPDLEVRRDAANKRRDLRRVIGAYLDLVSMSLAGGRGLPEALMAAAEISDGWATRRIRAALADARITGISQWQALGALGEQLGVEELKDLSASLALVADDGAKVRESLASRAETMRHREMAEIEGSAGEKSQSMLVAQLLLCAGFLVFLIFPAAMRVFQV
- a CDS encoding TadE/TadG family type IV pilus assembly protein, giving the protein MRNVWARALRRHRALGRELRTDDRGLSTIEVVILAPVMILFILVLVAFGQLVDGRGAIDGAARDAARAGSIQKDQATAMAEAKAAAEADLADVCSGPVSVNKTSAGFEAEVDPFFTVEVSCEVRGLDMIGVDVPTTLKASFSSSLDPLRRSV
- a CDS encoding type II secretion system F family protein; amino-acid sequence: MNSLGSMGGLFSLPVLYALGCGLAVGGGLAVLAIALRGLPVKPEHEKQKASERMSELIRFAGQRGSLAIGVGLVVLLLTRWAVAGIASGILVFFWDKLFGGAAEERSQMRRVEALAAWTESLRDTIAGAVGLEQAIPASARAAAPVLRPHLDALVDRLRARTPLPEALQVLADEIDDASADIIVAALILNAKLRGPGLRQVLGALAKSAREEVDMRQRVMAQRASTRRSVQIVVAVSIAFVLGLSIFNRDFVAPYGTAVGQLVLACVCGLFALGFWWLRKLSTVETPDRFLVRDEPGVQFVRPRGPGSAPAAGEQAPLNGPSGPYGQPQPGAGQPGPGQPGQPGFSNSEGVRR
- a CDS encoding TadE family protein, with the protein product MTAIEFVLLTPVLFFMIFATVQFALYFFADHVAQAAAQAGARKARATADENPGGWRGDARDVVDDYIQQLGPQLVIGPDVKTLEPKANTVGVEITANVPSVFPGLDLTVHAQSSGPVERFVEDGEGG